In one window of Aphidius gifuensis isolate YNYX2018 linkage group LG4, ASM1490517v1, whole genome shotgun sequence DNA:
- the LOC122855500 gene encoding LOW QUALITY PROTEIN: ethanolamine kinase-like (The sequence of the model RefSeq protein was modified relative to this genomic sequence to represent the inferred CDS: inserted 2 bases in 1 codon): MDKCHDDVYLDITIDENNIIPGATDVVKILRPTWPIDKLQFKIFTNGITNKLVGVYYPXVVLVRVYGHKTDMLIDRKAETRNIRILHKAGYTHSLYATFNNGLAYEFLEGDVLTSATVREPEIYNLVAKRMAQMHKLEPNDSDIIKEPMLWKKTEQFMDLMPRGFDDPVKQKRFERMIKPHDTLKNEYKKMKDKLIQLNSPVVFSHNDLLLANILYNKKQNTVTFIDFEYTAFNYQAFDIANHFAEFPGVDDIDYSLYPDESLQRSWLRKYLQSYNESSSVSEDEVTKLYKHIEKFVLMSHFLWGCWSLIQYKHSSIDFDFLKFAAVRFDECFNRRKILDD; encoded by the exons atggaTAAATGTCATGATGATGTGTATCTTGATAtaacaattgatgaaaataatataatacctGGTGCAACTGATGTTGTCAAAATATTAAGACCAACTTGGCCAATTGATAAACTACAATTCAAG ataTTTACAAATGGAATTACAAATAAACTTGTTGGTGTTTATTATCC GGTGGTACTTGTCAGAGTTTATGGACATAAAACTGACATGTTGATTGACAGAAAAGCTGAGACAAGAAATATCAGG ataTTACATAAAGCTGGATATACTCACAGTTTGTATGCAACTTTTAACAATGGTCTTGCTTATGAATTTTTGGAGGGTGATGTATTGACATCAGCCACTGTTAGAGAAccagaaatatataatttagttGCTAAAAGAATGGCACAAATGCATAAATTAGAACCAAATGATTCGGATATTATTAAAGAGCCAATGCTTTGGAAAAAAACTGAACAATTTATGGATTTAATGCCAAGAGGATTTGATGATCCTGTTAAACAAAAaag ATTTGAAAGGATGATTAAACCACATGATACACTTAAaaatgagtataaaaaaatgaaagataaattaattcaattgaatagTCCAGTTGTATTTTCACACAATGATTTATTACTTGCAAATAtactttataataaaaaacaaaatactgtTACATTCATTGATTTTGAATATACAGCATTTAATTATCAAGCATTTGATATTGCCAATCATTTTGCTGAATTtcctg gagttgatgatattgattatTCACTTTATCCTGATGAGAGTCTTCAACGATCATGGCTgagaaaatatttacaaagttATAATGAATCGAGTAGTGTATCAGAGGATGAAGTTACTAAACTTTATaaacatattgaaaaatttgttttaatgtcACATTTTTTGTGGGGATGTTGGTCACTTATACAGTATAAACattcatcaattgattttgattttttaaa aTTTGCTGCTGTTCGATTCGATGAATGTTttaatagaagaaaaattcttgatgattga
- the LOC122855501 gene encoding heat shock 70 kDa protein cognate 5-like — translation MLAASRLLTRNCVEFSQGKRCFSALVKNVNSTAYYAPNNNNEVTQYRYKSDKVSGNVIGIDLGTTFSCVSVWEGGAAKVIENSQGSRTTPSYVAFAEDGTQLVGIPAKRQAITNPQNTFYATKRLIGRKFNDPEIQKEIKTLSYKIAPASNGDAWVQDKSGKLHSPSQIGAAVLRKMKETAEAYLRTPVKNAVITVPAYFNDSQRQATKDAGQIAGLNVLRVINEPTAAALAYGMDKTEDKIIAVYDLGGGTFDISVLEIQKGVFEVKSTNGDTFLGGEDFDNTLVNYLASEFKKDQGIDITKDQQAMQRLKEAAEKAKIELSDDSQTDINLPYLTMDATGPKHFNLKLTRSKFEALVADLIKRTIQPCQKAISDAEVNKSEIGEVLLVGGMTRVPKVQQTVQEIFGRQPSKAVNPDEAVAIGAAVQGGVLAGDVTDVLLLDVTPLSLGIETLGGVFTKLITRNTTIPTKKSQVFSTAADGQSQVEIKVHQGEREMAADNKMLGQFSLIGIPPAPRGVPQIEVTFDIDANGIVHVSARDKGTGKEQQISIQSSGGLSKDEIENMVRNAEKNAKEDKIKRDRVEALNQAESIINDTESKIEEFRSQLPGEECDKLNGLVSKLKETLANKDNADPEEIKKQTNELQQASLKLFEMAYKKMAAERESNQANQGNQDQQQPEGEKKEEKN, via the exons ATGTTGGCTGCATCAAGATTATTGACACGCAATTGCGTTGAATTTTCTCAAGGAAAGAGATGTTTTAGTGCATTAGTTAAAAAT gtAAATTCAACTGCATACTATGCacccaacaacaacaacgaagTTACTCAATACAGATATAAATCAGACAAAGTCAGTGGTAATGTTATAGGAATTGACTTGGGTACAACATTCTCCTGTGTATCTGTTTGGGAAGGTGGTGCAGCTaaagttattgaaaattcCCAAGGCTCAAGAACAACACCATCATATGTTGCCTTTGCTGAAGATGGTACTCAACTTGTTGGTATTCCAGCAAAACGTCAAGCCATCACCAACCCACAAAACACATTTTATGCTACCAAAAGATTGATTGGACGTAAATTCAATGATCCAGAGAtccaaaaagaaattaaaacattGTCATATAAAATTGCTCCAGCATCAAATGGAGATGCCTGGGTTCAAGATAAATCTGGCAAATTACATTCCCCAAGTCAAATTGGAGCTGCTGTATtaagaaaaatgaaagaaacTGCTGAAGCATATTTACGTACACCAGTTAAAAATGCAGTCATCACAGTACCAGCTTATTTCAATGATTCTCAACGTCAAGCAACCAAAGATGCTGGTCAAATTGCTGGTTTAAATGTTCTCAGAGTTATCAATGAACCAACAGCAGCTGCTCTTGCCTATGGCATGGACAAAACAGAAGACAAAATCATTGCAGTCTATGACTTGGGTGGTGGTACCTTTGATATCTCAGTTTTAGAAATTCAAAAAGGTGTCTTTGAGGTCAAATCAACAAATGGTGATACATTCCTTGGTGGTGAAGACTTTGACAATACTCTTGTTAATTATTTGGCCAGTGAATTTAAAAAGGATCAAGGAATTGATATTACCAAGGATCAACAAGCTATGCAACGTCTCAAAGAAGCTGCTGAAAAAGCAAAGATTGAATTGTCTGATGACTCACAGACTGACATCAACTTGCCATACTTGACCATGGATGCTACTGGCCCAAAACATTTCAATCTTAAACTTACAAGAAGCAAGTTTGAAGCACTTGTTGCTGATTTGATCAAGCGTACAATTCAACCTTGCCAAAAAGCTATCAGTGATGCTGAAGTCAATAAATCTGAAATTGGAGAAGTACTTCTTGTTGGTGGTATGACAAGAGTACCAAAAGTTCAACAAACTGTACAAGAGATCTTTGGTCGTCAACCATCTAAGGCTGTAAATCCTGATGAAGCTGTTGCCATTGGTGCTGCTGTCCAAGGTGGTGTTCTTGCTGGTGATGTCACTGACGTTCTTCTTCTTGATGTTACTCCACTTTCACTTG gtATTGAAACACTTGGTGGTGTATTCACAAAATTGATCACACGTAACACAACAATTCCAACAAAAAAGAGTCAAGTCTTTTCAACAGCTGCTGATGGACAATCACAGGTTGAAATCAAAGTACACCAAGGAGAACGTGAAATGGCTGCTGACAATAAAATGTTGGgtcaattttcattgattggTATTCCACCAGCACCAAGAGGTGTACCACAAATTGAAGTTACATTTGATATTGATGCCAATGGTATTGTACATGTATCAGCTCGTGATAAGGGTACTGGCAAAGAACAACAAATATCAATTCAATCCAGTGGTGGTTTAAGCAAAGATGAAATTGAAAACATGGTCAGAAATGCTGAAAAGAATGCCAAAGAAGACAAAATCAAGAGAGATCGTGTCGAAGCTCTTAACCAAGCTGAAAGTATTATCAATGATACTGAAAGtaaaattgaagaatttaGATCACAATTACCAGGTGAAGAgtgtgataaattaaatggtcTTGTTAGCAAACTCAAAGAAACACTTGCCAACAAAGACAACGCAGAcccagaagaaattaaaaaacaaacaaatgaatTACAACAAGCTAGTCTCAAGCTTTTCGAGATGGCATACAAAAAAATGGCTGCTGAACGTGAAAGCAACCAAGCTAACCAAGGCAACCAAGATCAACAACAACCAGAAGGTGAAAAGAAAGAAGAgaagaattaa